The sequence below is a genomic window from Polyangiaceae bacterium.
TTGGTGGCAGCGCGGCCGGTAGCGGTGGCGACGCCGGAAGCGGCGGTAGCTCTGGCAGCGGCAACGCAGGCAGCGGCGGTCAAGCTGGCAGCGCCGGCGCAGGCGGCGACGCAGGCAGCGCCGGAAGTGCCGTGGGTGGTTCCGCGGGGAATGGCGGAAGTGCCGGCGCCGCGAGCGGTGGCACAGGCGGTGTGGAAGAAGACACCACGCCCCCGCGCATCGTCGAAGCGCTCCCGGCAGACGGCGCCGTCGGCGTGCGCGACGATGCGAAGATCGTCATCACGTTCAGCGAGCCGATGGACCAGGCTGCGACCGAGGCCGCCTACGAGTCGCCGGACATTCCGGCTGGTCAAGCCACCATGGAGTGGAACGCGGCCGGAGATGTCCTCACCATCACGCCCAATGCGCCGCTCAAGTATCGAAACGTGGGTATCAAGGATCTCCCCGGCTTCGAGTTCGCCTACAAGATCAACACCACGGCGACGGACCTCGCCGGCAACGCTCTCGAGACGGACCCCGAGTACCACTTCACCGGGGCGCGACTTAGGACCGCGGCGCTCAAGCCCGTCCCGGCGCTGACCGGCTTTGTAGAAGGCGCGAACTTCGTCGCCGGCGGCTCCGCGATTCTCGTCGGCGACGCCAACGACAACCGCGAGTATCGCGGCTTTCTCACGGTGGACATGTCCACGCTACCCGACGGAGTGCTGGAGTTCGAGGAGGCCAAGCTGAGAGTCGAGCAGGTTCAAGTCATCGGGACGCCCTACGTCGGGCACGGAAACCTCACGTTGCAGGAGGTCGACTTCGCGGCGCTCGACAAGACCTCGTTCTCCGCACCCGCTCTACAGTCGCTGGGTCAGTTCACCCACTTCGATACGCTGGTTGAGAAATCGAAGGACGTGACCTCGGTACTCGAAGCTGACTACACGAATCGCGCCGCGCTCGGGGATCTGTGCCAGTTCCGCCTGCAGTTCGACATCGCGAGCGACTTCGACAGCAGTTCGGATCGCGCGAACTTCTCACCGAGCACGCTGGGAATCGACGTGACCTATCTCGCGGAGTGATGACGCTTCGAGAGAAAGGGGGTGGGGGCGAGGCATGCGTTTCTGTACGGCTCGCTCTCACCCCCGAACCCTTCCCCGTGTCAAATACGAGGGCCCGATGAAACCCAGGTTGTTGCTCGTGAGTCAGCCGAACGACTCTCAGAGCGTGCTAGCTTCCCGGCTGGTGACGGACGACAAGGAACTGTTCGCGAGTTGGCTCGCTGGGGAGCGTGAGGCCGGCGAGGAGCTGATCGAGCGTCACTACGACTCCGTCGCGCGCTTCTTGCGTACCAAAGCTGGGGCTCACGCAGACGATCTCGTCCAACGGGTCTTTCTGGTGTGCCTCGACAAGGGCGCGCAGTTCCGCGGTGATTCAAGTTTCCGAGCGTTCCTGTTTGGGATCGCGCGCAATGTGGTCTTCGAGTTCATCCGCGGCAAGGTCCGAGACGCCGCGCGCGCGGTGGAGGACGTCGGTAGCAGCTCGATCATGGACCTCGCTCCGGGGCTCTCGACGATCGCGATTCAGCGCGCGGAGCAACGCCTCCTGGTGGAGGCGCTTCAGCGCCTGCCGTTGGACCTGCAGATGGCTATCGAGCTCTACTACTGGGAGGAGCTCTCCGTGGCGGAGCTGGCGGAGGCCTTGGAGATCCCAGCGGGTACCGTCAAGAGCCGGCTCCACCGAGCGCGGGAGCTACTGCGAGACGAAATGAATCGCTTGCCAGGGAGCGACCAGGAACGCGAGAGCCTGCGCAGCATGTTTCAGCTCGACACTGATTCCGACGACTGAGGCGCATTGCCCTTTGGTCGCGGGCGCGGCGGAGGTGAAACTCCCCCCGTGTCCGACACGGCATTGGAAAGCGACCGCCTCTCGGCGCTGCGAGCGCTGAGGCCAGCAGCGCCGACGCGCATCGAGAAGCGCTTCGCGATTGCCGCCATCCTCGGCGCACGGGAGAAGTCTGACGCTGGCGTGAAGGTGGGGCGCTTGGAGATCCAGCAGAAGCTGGGTGAGGGCGCGATGGGTATCGTGTACCGCGCTTACGATCCGACCCTGGAGCGCACGGTTGCCGTGAAAGTGCTGAGGCACCAAGCGGTGGAACAACAGCGCCGACGGTTGCGAGCAGAAGCCCGGGCGCTGGCACGCCTGTCCCATCCCTGCGTGGTCGCCGTTTACGATCTCGAGACGACGGAAGGCGACACCTTCGTGTCGATGGAGTACGTCGCGGGCGGTACCCTGCGGAATTGGCTGGACACGCACCCTCAGGCACGCTGGCGTGAGGTGGTCTCCCTCTTTCTACAGGCGGCGGAAGGCTTGGCCGCCGCGCATGACGCTGGCGTGATCCATCAGGACTTCAAGCCTGAGAACGTGCTGGTCGGCCAAGACGGTCGCGTGCGCGTGGCCGACTTCGGTCTGGCCTGGATCGAGACTGCTGACCTGGGTTCCGGTGCGCCGACGAGTCGATTGACGGGCGGAACCCCTCACTTCATGGCGCCCGAGGTAGTGCTGGGGCTCGCGCCGAGTCCGCTGAGCGATCAGTACAGCTTCTGCGTCGCGCTTCGCGACGCGCTGAAACCGCGCGCCGCGCTCGGCGATGAACACGTCATTGAGCAACTGGTCTTGGCGCTGGAGCGCGGTCTGGAGCGCGACCCGGAGCGGCGCTGGCCAAGCATGCAAGCGCTGATCGCCGCGTTGGCTCGCCACCTGTCTCCCGGCTCGGACGAACGCCAGCGCAGCCTGCTACTCAAACGCGTCGACGAGCTGTGGCTTAAGGGCCTGCTCGCGGAGTCGCTGTCTGGCGCAGAGCCTTTGGCGATCGGGCTCGAGCCAATATTCCGTGAGGATTTGCAGCGCTTCTCCGTGACTCCATCGCCAGTGACTGACCGAGGGAGGCGTGCCGCCTCTGACCCGAAAGAGCTGCGTTTCGCGCGGCGGGTCGAGGCGCGGAGCATCCTCGAGCTGGATGACCTCTTCGACGGCGCGCAGCGCTCGCTCACGATCATCGGCGCACCCGGAGCAGGCAAGACT
It includes:
- a CDS encoding Ig-like domain-containing protein translates to MRVRASSVLSLVSVGLLVAACGGSDGGSSVGGEGATAGVGGSAAGSGGDAGSGGSSGSGNAGSGGQAGSAGAGGDAGSAGSAVGGSAGNGGSAGAASGGTGGVEEDTTPPRIVEALPADGAVGVRDDAKIVITFSEPMDQAATEAAYESPDIPAGQATMEWNAAGDVLTITPNAPLKYRNVGIKDLPGFEFAYKINTTATDLAGNALETDPEYHFTGARLRTAALKPVPALTGFVEGANFVAGGSAILVGDANDNREYRGFLTVDMSTLPDGVLEFEEAKLRVEQVQVIGTPYVGHGNLTLQEVDFAALDKTSFSAPALQSLGQFTHFDTLVEKSKDVTSVLEADYTNRAALGDLCQFRLQFDIASDFDSSSDRANFSPSTLGIDVTYLAE
- a CDS encoding RNA polymerase sigma factor, with translation MKPRLLLVSQPNDSQSVLASRLVTDDKELFASWLAGEREAGEELIERHYDSVARFLRTKAGAHADDLVQRVFLVCLDKGAQFRGDSSFRAFLFGIARNVVFEFIRGKVRDAARAVEDVGSSSIMDLAPGLSTIAIQRAEQRLLVEALQRLPLDLQMAIELYYWEELSVAELAEALEIPAGTVKSRLHRARELLRDEMNRLPGSDQERESLRSMFQLDTDSDD